The Mycobacterium seoulense genome has a window encoding:
- a CDS encoding class I SAM-dependent methyltransferase: MSTTPSSSATGSTYVLGHADVEVQRLLLQGRLYDHYTEHALRLAGLRPGMRVLDIGCGPGDVSFIAARLVGPAGSVLGVDAAPKMIELARARAAEQGLSTVHFIQSAIDAIEVHEPVDAVVGRLILMHLPDPAATLRRLSSLVRPGGVIAFSENDITGASSVPDMPLFGQVTEGIVRAFEAMGLSPRFGTTLHTIFADAGLGAPRLTLGTPIGTAADTDILAYAAEVWRLVSPIARQGGFAIDEVADIDNFVPRFREEALAANALITMPPIITAWTKVQK, translated from the coding sequence ATGAGTACGACGCCGTCGTCGTCTGCCACCGGCAGCACGTACGTCCTGGGCCACGCCGACGTCGAGGTGCAGCGACTGCTCCTGCAGGGCCGGCTGTACGACCACTACACCGAGCATGCGCTGCGACTCGCCGGGCTGCGGCCGGGCATGCGTGTGCTCGACATCGGTTGCGGGCCCGGTGACGTGTCGTTCATCGCCGCCCGGCTGGTCGGTCCGGCGGGCAGCGTCCTGGGCGTTGACGCCGCCCCGAAGATGATCGAGCTGGCCCGCGCCCGCGCCGCCGAACAAGGCTTGTCCACAGTGCACTTCATCCAGAGCGCGATAGACGCGATCGAAGTCCACGAGCCCGTCGACGCGGTCGTCGGCCGGTTGATCCTGATGCATCTGCCCGACCCGGCCGCCACACTGCGCCGGCTCAGCTCGTTGGTTCGCCCCGGCGGGGTGATCGCGTTCTCCGAGAACGACATCACCGGGGCGAGCAGCGTCCCCGACATGCCGCTGTTCGGACAGGTGACGGAGGGCATCGTGCGCGCCTTCGAAGCCATGGGCCTCAGTCCGCGGTTCGGCACCACGCTGCACACGATCTTCGCCGACGCCGGCCTGGGCGCGCCGCGGCTGACCCTCGGCACACCGATCGGCACGGCCGCCGACACCGACATCCTGGCCTACGCCGCGGAGGTCTGGCGGCTGGTGTCCCCCATCGCACGACAAGGGGGCTTCGCCATCGACGAGGTCGCCGACATCGACAATTTCGTGCCGCGCTTCCGGGAGGAGGCCCTCGCGGCCAACGCCCTCATCACGATGCCACCCATCATCACCGCATGGACAAAGGTGCAAAAATGA
- a CDS encoding MFS transporter, whose translation MSNEPLLRNRPIAALAVICLAVFVISVDATIVNVALPTLSRDLGADTAQLQWIVDAYTLVMSGLLLSAGSLSDRYGRRGALSLGLALFAVTSGVAAQVHSSDALIAARAAMGVGAAVIFPTTLGLITNIFTDPVPRAKAIGLWAAMVGVGVAVGPISGGWLLEHFWWGSIFMVNIPIAALAIVGGALFVPTSRDPAAPRVDVPGLMLSAVGITALVYTVIEAPTWGWTNVRTAAGFAVAAMVLAGFALWERRSTHPMLDVSVFANRRFSGGSLAVTAGFLTLFGFIFVITQYFQFIKDYTAFQSGVRLLPVAGSIALASIAGPRLVERVGSTGVVAAGLTVFAAGLAWASTADAATPYTQIATQMLLLGGGLGLTVSPATEAIMGSLSADKAGVGSAVNDTTRELGGTLGVAIAGSIFASVYSGHLGATALPGLPVEPMRHSMALAHGVIEQLPVSQAGYVRGVVNHAFLDGLQVSSLVCAGIALSAAIIVGWLLPARAGQPAPARERIDAR comes from the coding sequence ATGAGCAACGAACCCCTGCTTCGGAACCGCCCGATCGCCGCGCTCGCCGTCATCTGCCTCGCGGTCTTCGTCATCAGCGTCGACGCCACCATCGTCAACGTCGCCCTGCCCACCTTGTCGCGCGACCTCGGCGCCGACACCGCGCAGCTGCAATGGATCGTCGACGCCTACACCCTGGTGATGTCGGGCCTGCTGCTCTCGGCGGGCAGCCTGTCCGACCGGTACGGCAGACGCGGCGCTCTGAGCCTCGGCCTCGCCCTGTTCGCTGTGACTTCCGGCGTTGCGGCACAGGTGCATTCGTCCGACGCGCTGATCGCGGCCCGCGCCGCCATGGGCGTGGGCGCGGCGGTGATCTTCCCGACCACGCTGGGCCTGATCACCAACATCTTCACCGACCCGGTACCGCGCGCCAAGGCAATCGGGCTGTGGGCGGCCATGGTGGGAGTCGGGGTGGCCGTAGGGCCGATCAGCGGCGGCTGGCTGCTCGAACACTTCTGGTGGGGGTCGATCTTCATGGTGAACATCCCGATCGCCGCGCTGGCCATCGTCGGGGGCGCCCTGTTCGTGCCGACGTCGCGCGACCCGGCGGCCCCGCGCGTCGACGTCCCCGGCCTCATGTTGTCCGCGGTCGGCATCACGGCGCTGGTCTACACCGTCATCGAGGCGCCCACCTGGGGATGGACCAACGTCCGGACCGCGGCCGGATTCGCCGTCGCCGCAATGGTTCTCGCCGGCTTTGCGCTGTGGGAGCGGCGCAGCACCCACCCCATGCTGGACGTGTCGGTGTTCGCCAACCGCCGATTCTCCGGCGGCAGCCTCGCGGTGACCGCCGGCTTCCTGACGTTGTTCGGATTCATCTTCGTCATCACCCAGTACTTCCAATTCATCAAGGACTACACCGCATTTCAGAGTGGGGTGCGGTTGCTCCCGGTCGCCGGCTCCATCGCGCTGGCCAGCATCGCGGGTCCCCGACTGGTGGAACGGGTGGGCAGCACCGGCGTCGTCGCCGCCGGCCTCACCGTCTTCGCCGCCGGGCTGGCCTGGGCTTCCACCGCCGATGCCGCCACGCCGTACACCCAGATCGCCACGCAGATGCTGCTGCTCGGCGGCGGCCTCGGCCTGACCGTTTCACCGGCCACCGAGGCGATCATGGGGTCGCTGTCCGCCGACAAGGCCGGGGTCGGCTCGGCCGTCAACGACACCACCCGAGAACTCGGGGGGACGCTCGGCGTGGCCATCGCGGGCAGCATCTTCGCCTCGGTGTACTCGGGACATCTCGGGGCGACAGCCCTGCCGGGGTTGCCCGTCGAGCCGATGCGGCACTCGATGGCCTTGGCGCACGGGGTGATCGAGCAGCTGCCGGTGTCACAAGCCGGCTACGTCCGCGGCGTCGTCAATCACGCATTCCTGGACGGCCTGCAGGTGAGTTCCCTGGTATGCGCGGGCATCGCGCTGAGTGCGGCGATCATCGTCGGCTGGCTGCTACCCGCCCGGGCCGGCCAACCGGCACCTGCACGGGAGAGGATCGATGCGCGATGA
- a CDS encoding winged helix-turn-helix transcriptional regulator encodes MASRRNYNQNCPIARGLDVLGERWTLLILRELVGGARRYGDLRDALPGIATNLLAERLKELQEAGLVERTDLPAPIGRTVYTLSDMGWQRVLPVLRSVALFGLDRLDPIGDGPASPLNGFLAGFLLGFDSGGAAGLEATIRIEIDGRRFEFAVTQCRLAGARGEPAVTITAQAADLVAARLGTSDAKRKAALRRVTFDGDPDTVGAVRRAFAL; translated from the coding sequence GTGGCGTCCCGCAGGAACTACAACCAGAACTGCCCGATCGCGCGCGGCCTCGACGTCCTCGGCGAGCGGTGGACCCTGCTGATCCTGCGCGAGCTGGTCGGCGGAGCCCGCCGCTACGGGGACCTGCGCGACGCGCTGCCCGGCATCGCGACCAATCTGCTGGCCGAGCGGCTCAAGGAGCTGCAGGAGGCCGGGCTCGTCGAAAGGACCGACCTGCCCGCCCCGATCGGGCGCACGGTCTACACGCTGAGCGACATGGGCTGGCAACGGGTGCTGCCGGTGTTGCGAAGCGTCGCGTTGTTCGGGTTGGACCGGCTGGACCCGATCGGGGACGGCCCGGCATCGCCGTTGAACGGATTCCTGGCCGGATTCCTGCTCGGCTTCGATTCGGGCGGCGCGGCCGGGCTGGAAGCGACGATCCGTATCGAGATCGACGGCCGCCGTTTCGAATTCGCGGTGACGCAATGCCGGCTCGCCGGCGCTCGCGGTGAACCCGCGGTGACGATCACCGCCCAGGCGGCGGATCTGGTCGCCGCACGCCTCGGGACCAGCGACGCCAAGCGCAAGGCGGCGCTGCGGCGCGTCACCTTCGATGGGGACCCGGACACCGTCGGGGCGGTGCGTCGGGCGTTTGCGCTGTAG
- a CDS encoding TetR/AcrR family transcriptional regulator: MLAAARRRFLAQGYAATTIGEIARDAGVSVETVYKAFSTKAGVLKALFDVSVAGDDEPIPMVERDVIQNVANATEAVDKLELYAKHLAASMPRSAPVQLLARDGAASSPDAANVWKQIRDETLTGMTMFASDLAGTGQLRVSARQARDILWTYHAPELYELLVLERGWSATRYGKFIAQAWIAALLEQ; this comes from the coding sequence GTGCTGGCGGCCGCCCGGCGGCGGTTCCTGGCCCAGGGCTATGCGGCGACGACCATCGGCGAGATCGCCCGCGACGCGGGCGTCTCAGTCGAGACGGTGTACAAGGCCTTCTCGACGAAAGCGGGCGTGTTGAAAGCACTTTTCGATGTGTCCGTGGCCGGCGACGACGAACCGATCCCGATGGTCGAGCGAGACGTCATCCAGAATGTGGCCAACGCGACCGAGGCAGTCGACAAGCTGGAGCTCTACGCCAAGCACCTGGCCGCCAGCATGCCGCGCAGCGCACCGGTCCAGCTGCTCGCGCGCGACGGCGCGGCCTCCTCTCCGGACGCCGCGAATGTGTGGAAGCAGATCAGGGACGAAACCCTGACCGGCATGACGATGTTCGCCTCCGATCTGGCCGGCACGGGACAGCTCCGGGTCAGCGCCAGACAGGCGCGTGACATTTTGTGGACGTATCACGCACCCGAGCTGTACGAGCTGCTCGTCCTCGAACGCGGTTGGTCGGCCACGCGCTACGGCAAGTTCATCGCGCAGGCGTGGATCGCCGCCCTGCTCGAACAGTGA
- a CDS encoding acyl-CoA dehydrogenase family protein, which produces MTTATRHAAGIPDVRHPADVARALAPEISRRVAEAETLGALPIDLVERMRAAGVFRALQPRSLGGFEVAPIAFVEMIEELARADGSVGWLAAIGAGAPAFTAWLEPAVAAALFGPDADFLAATVFAPTGRAVPDGRGHFVVDGRWPFASGCRHAEWMLGGMFVLDGDAPRMIAEQGPDWRLAFFPRADAEIVENWDVLGLRATGSNDVVGRDLDIAEEHTISPFFRSARHDGPLWRLPFFTLVGVGLVGVPLGIARRALDEFAELAVTKTRAGTFEPVAADPAAQVEFARAEAGLKSARAFVLDEAGALWETARAGDPPSLVQRAGFQLAAQQAMRAALQAVDAAFNLTGASAVHAGHPLQRCFRDIHTVSQHVYFSPAALKRYAGTRFGIAQPTHLM; this is translated from the coding sequence ATGACAACCGCAACCCGCCACGCCGCCGGCATTCCGGACGTCCGCCATCCCGCCGACGTGGCGCGCGCCCTGGCACCGGAAATCTCGCGGCGCGTCGCCGAGGCCGAAACGCTCGGCGCCTTGCCGATCGACTTGGTCGAACGGATGCGCGCCGCCGGTGTCTTTCGTGCCCTGCAACCACGCTCTCTCGGCGGATTCGAAGTGGCCCCGATCGCGTTCGTCGAGATGATCGAGGAACTGGCGCGCGCCGACGGTTCGGTGGGCTGGCTCGCGGCCATCGGGGCGGGCGCGCCCGCGTTCACCGCGTGGCTCGAACCCGCTGTCGCCGCAGCGCTGTTCGGCCCGGACGCCGACTTCCTCGCGGCGACGGTGTTCGCCCCCACCGGGCGTGCCGTCCCGGACGGCCGTGGCCACTTCGTGGTCGACGGCCGGTGGCCGTTCGCCAGCGGTTGCCGCCATGCCGAATGGATGCTGGGCGGGATGTTCGTCCTCGACGGTGACGCCCCGCGCATGATCGCCGAGCAGGGCCCGGACTGGCGCCTCGCGTTCTTTCCACGTGCCGACGCCGAGATCGTCGAGAACTGGGACGTCCTGGGGCTGCGCGCCACCGGCAGCAACGACGTGGTCGGCCGAGATCTCGACATCGCCGAGGAACACACCATCAGCCCCTTCTTCCGGTCGGCCCGCCACGACGGGCCGCTGTGGCGGTTACCGTTCTTCACGCTCGTGGGAGTAGGCCTAGTCGGTGTCCCGCTCGGGATCGCGCGGCGCGCACTCGACGAATTCGCCGAGCTGGCGGTGACGAAGACGCGTGCCGGCACGTTCGAGCCGGTCGCCGCCGACCCCGCCGCCCAAGTCGAATTCGCCCGTGCCGAAGCCGGTTTGAAGTCCGCCCGCGCCTTCGTTCTCGACGAGGCCGGCGCTTTGTGGGAAACCGCCCGCGCCGGCGATCCGCCGTCGCTGGTGCAGCGCGCCGGCTTCCAACTCGCCGCCCAACAGGCGATGCGCGCGGCGCTTCAAGCGGTGGATGCGGCGTTCAACCTGACCGGCGCCAGCGCGGTGCATGCGGGCCACCCGCTGCAGCGATGCTTCCGCGATATCCACACCGTCAGCCAGCACGTGTACTTCAGCCCGGCGGCCCTGAAGCGCTACGCCGGTACCCGATTCGGGATCGCTCAACCGACGCACCTGATGTGA
- the guaA gene encoding glutamine-hydrolyzing GMP synthase gives METSSPRPVLVVDFGAQYAQLIARRVREARVFSEVIPHTASIDEIKSRQPAALVLSGGPSSVYEEGAPQLDPAVFDLGVPVFGICYGFQAMAQALGGTVARTGTSEYGRTELKVVGGELHSGLPGIQPVWMSHGDAVTAAPDGFDVVASSPGAAVAAFENRARRLAGVQYHPEVMHTPHGQQVLSRFLHDFAGLGADWTPANIAEALVEQVRAQVGDGHAICGLSGGVDSAVAAALVQRAIGDRLTCVFVDHGLLRAGERAQVQRDFVAATGANLVTVDAADTFLAALSGVTNPEGKRKIIGRQFIRAFEGAVRDILSDTGSEVDFLVQGTLYPDVVESGGGSGTANIKSHHNVGGLPDDLKFKLVEPLRLLFKDEVRAVGRELGLPEEIVARQPFPGPGLGIRIVGEVTARRLETLRRADLIAREELTAAGLDNMIWQCPVVLLGEVRSVGVQGDNRTYGHPIVLRPVSSEDAMTADWTRVPYEVLERISTRITNEVAEVNRVVLDITSKPPGTIEWE, from the coding sequence GTGGAAACATCCTCCCCGCGGCCCGTGCTGGTGGTCGATTTCGGCGCCCAATATGCGCAGTTGATCGCCCGGCGCGTCCGAGAGGCGCGGGTCTTCTCCGAGGTCATCCCGCACACCGCCTCGATCGACGAGATCAAGTCCCGCCAACCGGCGGCGCTGGTGCTCTCCGGTGGGCCGTCCAGCGTCTACGAGGAGGGCGCGCCGCAGCTCGATCCGGCGGTGTTCGACCTCGGCGTTCCCGTGTTCGGCATCTGCTACGGATTTCAGGCCATGGCGCAGGCCCTGGGCGGGACCGTCGCCCGCACCGGCACCAGCGAGTACGGCCGCACCGAGTTGAAAGTGGTTGGGGGCGAGCTTCATTCGGGGCTTCCGGGCATCCAGCCGGTCTGGATGAGTCACGGTGACGCGGTCACGGCCGCGCCGGACGGATTCGACGTGGTCGCCAGCAGCCCGGGTGCGGCGGTGGCGGCCTTCGAGAACCGGGCACGCCGGCTGGCCGGCGTGCAGTATCACCCCGAGGTCATGCACACCCCGCACGGTCAGCAGGTGCTCAGCCGGTTCCTGCACGACTTCGCCGGGCTGGGCGCGGACTGGACGCCCGCCAACATCGCCGAGGCCCTGGTCGAGCAGGTGCGAGCACAGGTCGGTGACGGCCACGCGATCTGCGGGCTGTCCGGCGGGGTCGACTCGGCGGTGGCCGCCGCCCTGGTGCAGCGTGCCATCGGCGACCGGCTCACCTGTGTGTTCGTCGACCACGGGTTGTTGCGCGCCGGCGAGCGCGCCCAGGTGCAGCGCGACTTCGTGGCCGCCACCGGCGCCAACCTCGTCACCGTCGACGCCGCGGACACCTTTTTGGCCGCGCTGTCCGGGGTGACCAATCCCGAGGGCAAGCGCAAGATCATCGGACGGCAGTTCATCCGCGCGTTCGAGGGCGCGGTGCGAGATATCCTGAGCGACACCGGGTCTGAGGTCGACTTCCTGGTCCAGGGCACGCTGTATCCGGACGTGGTGGAATCCGGCGGGGGCAGCGGCACCGCCAACATCAAGAGCCACCACAACGTCGGCGGCCTGCCCGACGACCTGAAGTTCAAGCTCGTCGAGCCGCTGCGGCTGCTGTTCAAGGACGAGGTGCGCGCCGTCGGGCGTGAGCTCGGACTGCCGGAGGAAATCGTTGCGCGCCAGCCCTTTCCGGGCCCCGGCCTGGGTATCCGGATCGTCGGCGAGGTCACCGCGCGGCGGTTGGAGACCCTGCGGCGCGCCGACTTGATCGCGCGCGAGGAACTCACCGCCGCCGGCCTGGACAACATGATCTGGCAGTGCCCGGTGGTGCTGCTGGGCGAGGTCCGCTCGGTGGGTGTGCAGGGCGACAACCGCACCTACGGGCACCCGATCGTGCTGCGGCCGGTCTCCAGCGAGGACGCCATGACCGCCGACTGGACCCGGGTGCCCTACGAGGTGCTGGAGCGCATCTCCACCCGCATCACCAACGAGGTGGCCGAGGTCAACCGCGTGGTGCTGGACATCACCAGCAAACCTCCCGGCACCATCGAGTGGGAGTGA
- a CDS encoding DNA polymerase Y family protein — MDWPAVAAAAAAGLPATAPVAVTLANRVIACSAAARAAGVRRGLRRREAAARCPQLHVGTADADRDARFFEAVIAAVDDLVPRAEVLRPGLLVLPVRGAARYFGSEADAAERLIDAVAAAGAECQVGVADRLSTAVFAARAGRVVPRGGDAKFLSVLSIRQLATEPSLCCPGREELTDLLWRLGIRTIGQFAALSPTDVASRFGADGVAAHRLARGQPERGPSGREPPEELEAVLDCDPPIDRVDAAAFAGRSLAGALHRTLMAAGVGCTRLAIHAVTANGEELHRVWRCAEPLTEDATADRVRWQLDGWLSSRTARNPRPTAAVTVLRLQAVEVVSAGALQLPLWGGLGEEDRLRARRALVRVQGLLGPEAVRVPVLSGGRGPAERITLTPLGDELLPRADPGLPWPGRLPDPSPAVLLDDPVEMLDAQGNPVRVTSRGLFSADPVALMVHGRDERLHWWAGPWPVDERWWDDRPVGGQGGSRTARAQVLLEGERAFLLCYRQRRWYLEGSYE; from the coding sequence ATGGACTGGCCGGCGGTCGCGGCGGCCGCGGCCGCCGGCCTGCCCGCGACGGCCCCGGTGGCGGTCACGCTGGCCAACCGGGTGATCGCCTGCTCGGCGGCCGCCCGGGCGGCGGGGGTGCGGCGGGGGCTGCGGCGCCGGGAGGCGGCGGCGCGGTGCCCGCAGCTGCACGTCGGCACCGCCGACGCGGACCGCGATGCCCGCTTCTTCGAGGCGGTCATCGCGGCGGTGGACGACCTGGTGCCACGCGCCGAGGTGTTACGGCCCGGGCTTCTGGTGTTGCCGGTGCGCGGCGCGGCCCGCTATTTCGGCTCCGAGGCCGACGCCGCCGAGCGGCTGATCGACGCGGTGGCCGCAGCCGGCGCCGAGTGTCAGGTCGGGGTCGCCGACCGGTTGTCCACCGCGGTCTTCGCCGCGCGGGCGGGCCGGGTGGTCCCGCGGGGCGGTGACGCGAAGTTTCTGTCGGTGCTGTCGATCCGCCAACTGGCCACCGAGCCGAGCCTGTGCTGCCCGGGGCGCGAAGAGCTGACGGACCTGTTGTGGCGGTTGGGGATTCGCACCATCGGACAGTTCGCCGCGCTGTCGCCCACCGATGTGGCGTCCCGGTTCGGCGCCGACGGGGTGGCCGCGCACCGGTTGGCCCGCGGCCAACCCGAGCGCGGCCCGTCCGGGCGGGAGCCGCCCGAGGAGCTGGAGGCCGTCCTGGACTGCGACCCACCGATCGACCGGGTCGACGCCGCGGCCTTCGCCGGTCGCTCGCTGGCCGGCGCGCTGCACCGGACGCTGATGGCCGCCGGGGTGGGCTGCACCCGGCTGGCCATCCACGCCGTCACCGCCAACGGCGAAGAGCTGCACCGGGTCTGGCGGTGCGCCGAGCCGTTGACCGAGGACGCCACCGCCGACCGGGTGCGCTGGCAACTGGACGGCTGGTTGAGCAGCCGGACCGCGCGCAACCCCCGCCCGACGGCGGCGGTGACGGTGCTGCGGCTGCAGGCCGTCGAGGTGGTGTCGGCCGGGGCGCTGCAGTTGCCGCTGTGGGGCGGCCTGGGGGAGGAGGACAGGCTGCGGGCCCGCCGGGCCCTGGTGCGGGTGCAGGGCCTGCTCGGCCCGGAGGCAGTACGGGTGCCGGTGCTGTCCGGCGGGCGCGGGCCGGCCGAGCGCATCACGTTGACTCCGCTGGGTGACGAACTCCTCCCGCGGGCCGACCCGGGTTTGCCGTGGCCCGGCCGGCTGCCCGACCCGTCACCGGCGGTGTTGCTCGACGACCCGGTGGAAATGCTTGACGCCCAAGGCAACCCGGTGCGGGTGACCAGCCGGGGACTGTTCTCCGCCGACCCGGTAGCGCTGATGGTGCACGGCCGGGACGAGCGGCTGCACTGGTGGGCCGGGCCGTGGCCGGTCGACGAGCGGTGGTGGGATGACCGCCCGGTGGGCGGCCAAGGGGGTAGTCGCACCGCCCGCGCGCAGGTCCTGCTGGAGGGCGAGCGGGCGTTCCTGCTGTGCTATCGCCAGCGGCGCTGGTATCTCGAGGGCAGCTACGAGTAG
- a CDS encoding nucleoside hydrolase: MKSPVFVDVDTGVDDALALIYLFASPDADVVGIASTGGNVAVQQVCENNLGLLQLCGVTGVPVSRGAGETLTGPMRLPSKVHGPRGLGYADLPPTDHRLTDHDSATAWVRAAHAFPGELIGVATGPLTNLALALRAEPELPRLLRRLVVMGGSYDHRGNTTAVAEWNISVDPEAAAEVLAAWDAEVVGRQRLPILCGLDLTRQVAMTPDHLARLAAAAGSTATPMSDKDEPGTRSTASNPLIRVIEDAMRFYLEAYHDIGHGYQAHLHDPLAAAVALDPGLVTTRPATVDIELTGTLTRAMTVTDWSGRRDPNALIGVDVDAAAFFDRYIERVGPFARGLPLFHEGSSH; encoded by the coding sequence ATGAAGTCGCCCGTTTTCGTCGACGTCGACACCGGCGTCGACGATGCGCTCGCACTGATCTACTTGTTCGCCAGCCCGGACGCCGACGTGGTCGGCATCGCCTCCACCGGGGGAAACGTTGCGGTGCAGCAGGTTTGCGAGAACAATCTGGGCCTGCTGCAGTTGTGCGGTGTCACCGGCGTGCCGGTCTCGCGGGGTGCCGGTGAAACCCTGACCGGACCGATGCGCCTGCCGTCAAAGGTCCACGGGCCGAGGGGATTGGGTTACGCCGACCTGCCGCCCACCGATCACCGGCTCACCGACCACGATTCGGCGACCGCCTGGGTGCGCGCCGCGCACGCGTTCCCCGGCGAGCTCATCGGCGTCGCGACCGGCCCGCTGACCAATCTGGCGCTGGCGCTGCGCGCCGAACCGGAGCTGCCGAGGCTGCTGCGCCGACTGGTCGTCATGGGCGGTTCCTACGATCACCGGGGCAACACCACCGCGGTCGCGGAGTGGAACATCAGCGTGGACCCCGAGGCCGCGGCAGAGGTGCTGGCCGCCTGGGACGCCGAAGTCGTTGGCCGACAGCGTCTTCCGATCCTGTGCGGCCTGGACCTGACCCGCCAGGTGGCGATGACGCCGGATCACCTCGCCAGGCTGGCGGCCGCCGCCGGGTCGACGGCGACGCCGATGAGCGACAAGGACGAGCCCGGCACCCGGTCCACGGCGTCCAATCCGTTGATCCGGGTGATCGAGGACGCGATGCGGTTCTACCTGGAGGCCTACCACGACATCGGCCACGGATACCAGGCGCATCTGCACGATCCGCTGGCCGCCGCCGTGGCGCTGGATCCGGGGCTCGTCACCACCCGTCCCGCGACGGTGGACATCGAACTCACGGGGACGCTGACCCGCGCCATGACGGTGACCGATTGGTCAGGCCGCCGGGACCCCAACGCGCTGATCGGCGTCGACGTGGACGCGGCGGCCTTCTTCGACCGGTACATCGAACGGGTTGGGCCCTTCGCGCGCGGGTTACCCCTATTCCATGAAGGTTCGTCTCATTGA
- the cmaA1 gene encoding cyclopropane mycolic acid synthase CmaA1, protein MPTTSEPPEGTDLTPHFDDVQAHYDLSDDFFRLFLDPTQTYSCAYFERDDMTLEEAQIAKIDLALGKLGLQPGMTLLDVGCGWGATMMRAVETYDVNVVGLTLSRNQAHHVEQLIAESDSPRSMRILLQGWEQFDEPVDRIVSIGAFEHFGHERYDKFFSLAHGLLPDDGVMLLHTITGLHPTEMVERGMPLSFLFARFVKFIVTEIFPGGRLPSIPMVQERATANGFTVGRVQSLQPHYVKTLDIWAAALQAHKDQAIAVQSEEVYERYMKYLTGCAEMFRIGYVDVNQFTLLK, encoded by the coding sequence ATGCCAACGACGTCGGAGCCCCCCGAGGGGACAGATCTAACGCCGCACTTCGACGATGTGCAGGCCCACTACGACTTGTCGGACGACTTCTTCCGGCTGTTCCTCGACCCGACCCAGACGTACAGCTGCGCCTACTTCGAGCGCGACGACATGACGCTGGAAGAAGCGCAGATCGCCAAGATCGATCTCGCCCTCGGCAAACTCGGGCTGCAACCGGGCATGACCTTGCTGGACGTGGGCTGCGGTTGGGGCGCCACCATGATGCGCGCCGTGGAAACCTACGACGTCAACGTCGTCGGCCTCACCCTCAGCCGCAACCAGGCCCATCACGTCGAGCAGTTGATCGCCGAGTCCGACAGTCCCCGCTCGATGCGGATCCTGCTGCAAGGCTGGGAGCAGTTCGATGAGCCCGTCGACCGGATCGTGAGCATCGGCGCCTTCGAGCACTTCGGGCACGAACGCTACGACAAATTCTTCAGCCTGGCGCATGGCCTGCTGCCCGACGACGGGGTCATGCTGCTGCACACCATCACCGGGCTGCACCCGACGGAGATGGTCGAACGCGGCATGCCCTTGTCGTTCCTGTTTGCCCGCTTCGTCAAATTCATTGTCACCGAGATCTTCCCGGGCGGGCGGTTGCCGTCGATACCGATGGTGCAGGAGCGCGCGACCGCGAACGGCTTCACCGTGGGCCGCGTGCAATCGCTGCAGCCGCATTACGTGAAGACGCTCGACATCTGGGCCGCCGCATTGCAGGCGCACAAGGACCAGGCCATCGCGGTGCAATCCGAGGAGGTCTACGAGCGGTACATGAAATACCTGACCGGTTGCGCCGAGATGTTCCGCATCGGCTACGTCGACGTCAATCAGTTCACGCTGCTCAAGTAA
- a CDS encoding 2OG-Fe dioxygenase family protein codes for MTRTLTEKRADADPVAAAARLVATTGAAVMSSLDVTRSLGAAREEWTRFARHWQQLGPDPYAAELGVQRMRRYGRYSLRDGVLRPMPRTTFVQPQDSNPLYVGRDRDFEPLTDAFARDPLLHKLIGLLARVAAALDEVAEWNVKVHPFRIRSLTDEGGHPTPEGMHRDGVTLVSSLLVGRRNAIGGESAVCDLDGRQLLATTLAEPGTLMLGDDRRTLHGVSPIRPIDGSGPAQRDVLVITFASAWP; via the coding sequence ATGACCCGGACTCTTACCGAGAAGCGGGCGGACGCCGACCCGGTGGCCGCCGCGGCCCGGCTGGTCGCCACGACGGGCGCCGCGGTGATGTCCTCGCTCGACGTAACGCGCAGCCTCGGCGCGGCCCGCGAGGAGTGGACCCGGTTCGCCCGGCACTGGCAGCAGCTGGGCCCGGACCCCTACGCGGCCGAGCTCGGTGTGCAGCGAATGCGCCGGTATGGCCGGTACTCGTTGCGCGATGGCGTGCTGCGCCCGATGCCCAGGACCACGTTCGTGCAGCCGCAGGACTCCAACCCCCTCTACGTCGGCAGGGACCGCGACTTCGAACCGCTGACGGATGCGTTTGCCCGGGATCCCTTGCTGCACAAGCTGATCGGGCTGCTGGCCCGGGTGGCGGCGGCCCTCGACGAGGTGGCGGAGTGGAACGTCAAGGTCCATCCGTTCCGGATTCGGTCGCTGACGGACGAGGGCGGCCATCCCACGCCCGAGGGCATGCACCGCGACGGCGTCACCCTGGTCAGCTCGCTGCTGGTCGGGCGGCGCAACGCCATCGGCGGCGAGAGCGCGGTGTGCGACCTGGACGGCCGGCAGCTGCTGGCGACGACGCTGGCCGAGCCCGGCACGCTGATGCTGGGCGACGACCGCCGCACCCTGCACGGCGTCTCCCCGATCCGGCCGATCGACGGCTCGGGCCCGGCGCAGCGCGACGTCCTGGTGATCACCTTCGCCTCGGCCTGGCCGTAG